One stretch of Oncorhynchus tshawytscha isolate Ot180627B unplaced genomic scaffold, Otsh_v2.0 Un_contig_135_pilon_pilon, whole genome shotgun sequence DNA includes these proteins:
- the LOC112237393 gene encoding leucine-rich repeat protein soc-2 homolog, with translation MLEGLILGLFVLNAVVANPRFARQVELDTYDSANYDVDLENLNLENPDVDGYEDGLTIDEPQIEIGTLAPPSYNYPGPGGPASLEEEAEEEELPLRPQLIPQGSGGSGVLMGPDAQGEEELRLSPIDILHISGDFGGSTGSGGSGGSGVSGGSGGSGDLLASGSGDLLASGGSGGSMEIGSAGSGDLGSGGSGDLGSGGSVGSGDLGSGDSVGSGDLGFGGSGGSGDLGSGGSGGSGDLGSLGSGGSGTLLGSGGSGDILVSSTGGSEGSGGSGDSGIIIISGEEELPLIPDTTPQEASGLSGESGAFGTSGVSGPGGSDSGGSEVTLIPDPEEEEEVLLTTPKTPQESGGTVGSGGSGLPEVDLDIKGMPTCLLCTCLGGSVYCDDVKLTSVPPLPKETTHFYARYNHITKINKGDFAQMNKLKRIDLTANEIASIADDAFSGLPVLEELVLRENGVSQLPALPPVMTLIDASHNNIGATGIHKEAFKDMTGLLYLYLTDNHIDHIPVPLPDSLRSLHLQRNNIQMIHEDTFCNLKDFNYIRNALEDIRLDGNPINLSRTPQAYVCLPRVPIGAHI, from the exons ATGTTGGAGGGGCTCATATTGGGACTCTTCGTCCTCAACGCAGTGGTGGCCAACCCCAGATTTGCCCGGCAGGTGGAATTAGACACGTACGACAGCGCCAACTATGATGTGGATCTAGAAAACTTGAATTTGGAGAATCCGGATGTCGATGGTTATGAAGATGGACTGACTATTGACGAACCTCAG ATAGAGATTGGCACACTGGCCCCACCAAGTTATAACTACCCTGGCCCTGGGGGCCCTGCATCACTGGAGGAGGaagcggaggaggaggagttgccCCTAAGACCCCAGCTCATCCCCCAAGGCTCAGGGGGGTCTGGGGTACTCATGGGCCCAGACGCACAGGGAG AGGAGGAGCTGCGCCTGAGTCCTATTGACATTCTTCATATCTCCGGGGACTTTGGGGGTTCCACGGGTTCTGGGGGTTCCGGTGGCTCTGGGGTTTCCGGAGGTTCTGGGGGTTCCGGAGACCTTTTGGCTTCCGGTTCTGGGGACCTTTTGGCTTCTGGAGGCTCAGGGGGTTCCATGGAAATTGGTTCAGCAGGTTCTGGGGATCTTGGTTCTGGGGGTTCCGGGGACCTTGGATCCGGAGGCTCTGTGGGTTCCGGGGACCTTGGATCCGGAGACTCTGTGGGGTCCGGGGACCTTGGTTTTGGAGGCTCTGGGGGTTCTGGGGACCTTGGTTCTGGAGGCTCTGGGGGTTCCGGGGATCTTGGTTCCCTGGGCTCTGGAGGTTCCGGCACCCTCCTAGGCTCAGGGGGTTCCGGGGACATATTGGTTTCCAGTACTGGGGGTTCCGAAGGTTCTGGAGGTTCCGGGGACTCAGGAATAATAATTATATCTGGAG AGGAGGAGCTGCCCCTCATTCCTGACACTACCCCCCAGGAGGCATCGGGTCTTTCTGGGGAGTCCGGGGCCTTTGGCACCTCAGGGGTCTCAGGGCCTGGGGGCTCCGACTCTGGTGGGTCAGAGGTCACATTAATCCCTGACCCTGAAGAAG AGGAGGAAGTGCTCCTGACTACTCCGAAAACCCCTCAGGAGTCTGGAGGTACAGTAGGCTCAGGGGGCTCTGGGTTGCCAGAGGTTGACTTGGACATTAAAG gtATGCCTACCTGCCTGCTGTGCACCTGTCTGGGTGGTTCTGTCTACTGTGATGATGTGAAGCTGACCAGCGTGCCGCCTCTCCCCAAAGAGACCACTCACTTCTACGCCCGCTACAACCACATCACCAAGATCAACAAGGGCGACTTTGCTCAGATGA ACAAGCTGAAGAGGATCGACTTGACCGCCAACGAGATTGCATCCATCGCCGATGATGCGTTCTCCGGCCTGCCCGTGCTGGAGGAGCTGGTGCTCCGTGAGAACGGCGTGTCACAGCTGCCTGCCCTTCCACCCGTGATGACCCTCATCGACGCCAGCCACAACAACATTGGCGCCACAGGCATCCACAAAGAGGCTTTCAAG GACATGACGGGTCTGCTGTACCTGTACCTAACAGACAACCACATCGACCACATCCCTGTGCCCCTACCGGACAGCCTGCGCTCTCTGCACCTACAG CGCAACAACATTCAGATGATACACGAGGACACATTCTGCAACCTGAAAGACTTCAACTACATCAGGAACGCACTGGAGGACATTCGCCTGGACGGCAACCCCATCAACCTCAGCAGGACCCCACAGGCCTATGTGTGTCTGCCCCGTGTCCCCATCGGAGCCCACATCTAA